From Chryseobacterium joostei, the proteins below share one genomic window:
- a CDS encoding carboxypeptidase-like regulatory domain-containing protein: MKTLIKILSIFILAFCLFSCSEDLVEQAQTGILKGKVVKRGSNTPLANVKIFTNPTTQTVFSGTDGSFEIAAMPVGNYSVKAELSGYITSFQSVNMQNQNQTVTVVFEMDDDESLNSPPTTPQLLSPIDNAVNQPLSVELTWSATDPDTADVLKYSLTIKNNLDTNVIQVNDLTANHYTLSNLKFGVSYFWQVSVSDGIHQPVLSLISKFTTNTVPANRYHYVQKQNGNFVIISSDDAGNHFQFTDSSYNSWRPRKNNNAGLIAFLRTEGGSTHIYTANPDGSNPFKVTTVPVAGFNNFEMDFAWSTNGKEIIYSNFNKLYRINKDGSGLTLVYTTPDGSLISECDWSYDGSKIALKTNDYNGYNTKVYVIDITGNVLKTVLSGSLGASGGLNFSVDGQLLLFTRDISGYQDGSGNYRQLDSHIFIYNLSTDALYDISAESEKAMGTNDLDPRFSPNNAQVIFMNTSNDNISQRNVMVVNLSSSMTDLTRSALFSNGEMPDYE; this comes from the coding sequence ATGAAAACTTTAATAAAAATACTCAGTATATTCATCCTAGCCTTTTGTCTGTTTTCATGTAGTGAAGACCTTGTAGAACAGGCTCAAACAGGAATATTAAAAGGGAAAGTAGTGAAAAGAGGCAGTAATACGCCGCTTGCCAATGTGAAAATCTTTACAAATCCTACCACACAGACGGTTTTCAGTGGTACCGACGGCTCTTTTGAAATCGCAGCTATGCCGGTAGGGAATTACTCCGTAAAAGCAGAACTTTCAGGATATATTACAAGCTTTCAGTCTGTTAATATGCAGAATCAAAATCAGACAGTGACGGTGGTATTTGAGATGGATGATGATGAATCTCTGAACTCTCCACCCACAACACCGCAACTGCTAAGTCCGATAGATAATGCGGTAAATCAACCGTTAAGCGTTGAGCTGACCTGGAGTGCAACAGATCCGGATACAGCAGATGTTTTAAAGTACAGTTTGACAATTAAAAATAATCTTGACACTAACGTGATTCAGGTTAATGATTTGACAGCTAATCATTATACGCTTTCAAATTTGAAGTTTGGTGTAAGTTACTTCTGGCAGGTGTCTGTTTCGGACGGCATTCACCAGCCAGTTTTAAGTTTAATCAGTAAATTTACTACCAATACGGTTCCTGCCAACAGGTATCATTATGTACAAAAACAAAACGGTAATTTTGTAATAATATCCAGCGATGATGCAGGAAATCATTTTCAGTTTACTGATTCATCGTACAACAGCTGGAGGCCAAGGAAAAATAACAATGCCGGCCTTATAGCATTTCTCCGAACAGAAGGTGGAAGTACACATATTTACACTGCCAATCCAGACGGTTCCAATCCTTTTAAAGTAACAACCGTTCCGGTCGCCGGATTCAATAATTTTGAAATGGATTTTGCCTGGAGTACCAACGGTAAAGAAATTATTTATTCAAACTTTAATAAACTGTATAGGATTAATAAAGACGGCAGTGGCCTTACATTGGTGTACACCACGCCTGACGGAAGTTTGATCTCCGAGTGTGACTGGAGTTATGACGGAAGTAAAATCGCCTTGAAGACGAATGACTATAATGGCTATAACACAAAGGTATACGTGATAGATATTACAGGAAATGTCCTTAAAACGGTACTGTCCGGATCATTGGGAGCCAGCGGAGGCCTTAATTTCTCTGTAGACGGACAACTTCTCCTGTTTACCCGTGATATATCCGGATATCAGGACGGAAGCGGAAATTACCGTCAGCTGGATTCCCATATTTTTATCTATAATCTAAGCACTGATGCCCTTTATGACATTTCTGCGGAAAGCGAAAAAGCAATGGGAACAAATGATCTTGATCCAAGGTTCTCGCCAAATAATGCACAGGTGATCTTTATGAATACTTCCAATGATAATATTTCTCAAAGAAATGTAATGGTAGTTAACCTGAGTAGTAGTATGACGGATCTTACGCGTTCTGCACTTTTCAGTAACGGAGAGATGCCGGATTACGAATAA